A single window of Anomaloglossus baeobatrachus isolate aAnoBae1 chromosome 5, aAnoBae1.hap1, whole genome shotgun sequence DNA harbors:
- the LOC142313044 gene encoding gastrula zinc finger protein XlCGF66.1-like, which yields MDRDRDKMVERILHLTLEILFRLTGEDYTVVKKTSSERCQAPVSEGWGRPLSPITGPPPHPPIHEDINDQKILELTYKMIELLTGEVLIRCQDVTVYFSMEEWEYLEGHKDLYKDVMMKVPQPLTSPGNRQD from the exons atggatagggacagggacaagatggtggagaggatattacacctcaccctagagatcctcttccggcttactggagag gattacacagtagtgaagaagacctctagtgagcgctgtcaggcccctgtgtctgagggatggggaagacccctgagcccaatcacggggcctccacctcaccccccgatacatgaggacatcaatgaccagaagatcctagaactcacctacaagatgattgagctgctgactggagag GTtcttataaggtgtcaggacgtcaccgtgtatttctccatggaggagtgggagtatttagaaggacacaaagatctgtacaaggacgtcatgatgaaggttccccagcccctcacatcaccaggtaatagacaggactaa